One window of the Burkholderia ubonensis subsp. mesacidophila genome contains the following:
- the pdxR gene encoding MocR-like pyridoxine biosynthesis transcription factor PdxR, with protein sequence MRASVLSDWLAQRLVRGGAQPIYRQLHRLLQQAILSRELPAGTRVPSSRLLAAELGIARNTVTQVYEQLALEGYVSSATGRGTFVADSAPDELVGVPADAAGPNPAPRAAARPLSARGARLVEGAGVSKRQGGAFMPGVPDVSRFPARVWTRLHNKYWRRLRPDLLTYAPGGGLALLREALADYLRTSRSVRCAPEQIVITTGIHQSIDLAVRLLTDPGDAIWTEDPCYWGVRSVLNVSGLTTRPIPVDDEGIAPSPADRAEPPKLMLVTPSHQYPLGMVMSLARRRMLLEYARQHRCWIIEDDYDSEFRYGSRPLASLQGLDTAGQVIYVGSFGKTLFPGLRVGYLVAPEPLAESFATASAELYREGQLLQQAVLAEFIAEGHFVSHIRKMRTLYGQRREMLLDAVARRYGDALPAAGSDAGLHLVMRLPDGVDDRAVAQAALARNIVVRPLSGYYADSARAASGLLLGYACVPEEEIEPAFATLAEAIDERAFGRAFGRAGVVAA encoded by the coding sequence ATGCGGGCAAGCGTGTTGTCGGACTGGCTGGCGCAGCGTCTCGTGCGCGGCGGCGCGCAGCCGATCTACCGGCAGCTGCACCGGCTGCTGCAGCAGGCGATCCTGTCGCGGGAGCTGCCGGCCGGCACGCGCGTGCCGTCGTCGCGGCTGCTCGCGGCCGAGCTCGGGATCGCGCGCAACACGGTGACCCAGGTGTACGAGCAGCTCGCGCTCGAAGGCTATGTGAGTTCGGCGACCGGCCGCGGCACGTTCGTCGCCGACAGCGCGCCGGATGAGCTCGTCGGCGTGCCGGCGGACGCCGCGGGCCCGAACCCGGCCCCGCGGGCCGCCGCGCGGCCGCTGTCCGCGCGCGGCGCGCGGCTCGTCGAAGGCGCGGGCGTGTCGAAGCGGCAGGGCGGCGCGTTCATGCCGGGCGTGCCCGATGTGTCGCGATTTCCGGCGCGCGTGTGGACGCGCCTGCACAACAAGTACTGGCGGCGCCTGCGCCCCGACCTGCTGACCTACGCGCCGGGCGGCGGGCTCGCGCTCCTGCGCGAGGCGCTCGCCGACTACCTGCGCACGTCGCGCTCGGTGCGCTGCGCGCCGGAGCAGATCGTGATCACGACCGGCATCCACCAGTCGATCGATCTCGCGGTGCGGCTCTTGACCGACCCGGGCGACGCGATCTGGACCGAGGACCCGTGCTACTGGGGCGTGCGCAGCGTGCTCAACGTGTCGGGACTGACGACGCGGCCGATCCCGGTCGACGACGAGGGAATCGCGCCGTCGCCCGCCGATCGTGCCGAGCCGCCGAAGCTGATGCTCGTCACGCCGTCGCACCAGTATCCGCTCGGGATGGTGATGAGCCTCGCGCGGCGCCGGATGCTGCTCGAATACGCGCGGCAGCACCGCTGCTGGATCATCGAGGACGACTACGACAGCGAGTTCCGCTACGGCAGCCGGCCGCTCGCGTCGCTGCAGGGGCTCGACACGGCGGGGCAGGTGATCTACGTCGGCAGTTTCGGCAAGACGCTGTTTCCGGGGCTGCGGGTCGGCTACCTCGTCGCGCCGGAGCCGCTCGCGGAAAGCTTCGCGACGGCGAGCGCGGAGCTGTACCGGGAAGGGCAGCTGCTGCAGCAGGCGGTGCTCGCGGAATTCATCGCCGAAGGGCATTTCGTGTCGCACATCCGCAAGATGCGCACGCTGTACGGGCAGCGCCGCGAGATGCTGCTCGACGCGGTCGCCCGCCGCTACGGCGACGCGCTGCCGGCGGCCGGCAGCGATGCCGGGCTGCACCTCGTCATGCGGCTGCCGGACGGCGTCGACGATCGCGCGGTCGCGCAGGCCGCGCTCGCGCGCAACATCGTCGTGCGGCCGTTGTCCGGGTATTACGCGGACAGCGCGCGCGCGGCGTCGGGGCTGCTGCTCGGTTACGCGTGCGTGCCGGAGGAGGAGATCGAGCCGGCGTTCGCGACGCTGGCGGAGGCGATCGACGAGCGGGCGTTCGGGCGGGCATTCGGGCGGGCAGGTGTCGTCGCCGCGTGA
- a CDS encoding 4-aminobutyrate--2-oxoglutarate transaminase, with the protein MKNADLQARKNAATPRGVGVMCDFYAARAENAELWDVEGRRFIDFAAGIAVLNTGHRHPKIVKAIADQLNSFTHTAYQIVPYASYVELAEKINARAPGDFTKKTAFFTTGAEAVENAIKIARAATGRPGVIAFSGGFHGRTMMGMALTGKVAPYKLNFGPFPGDVFHAPYPNALHGVTTADSIKAIEMLFKADIDPKRVAAIIFEPVQGEGGFNPAPAEFVRALRKICNEHGILLIADEVQTGFARTGKLFAMQHYDVLADLITMAKSLAGGMPLSGVVGRADVMDAAAPGGLGGTYAGNPLAVASAHAVLEIIDEEKLCERATQLGDVLKAKLNALQADVPQIADVRGPGAMIAVEFMKPGTGEPDAEFTKRVQARALERGLLLLVCGVYSNVVRFLFPLTITQAVFDEALVILEEVLKETVGVPA; encoded by the coding sequence GTGAAGAATGCCGACCTGCAGGCCCGCAAGAACGCCGCCACCCCGCGCGGCGTCGGCGTGATGTGCGACTTCTACGCGGCCCGCGCCGAGAACGCGGAGCTGTGGGACGTCGAAGGCCGCCGTTTCATCGATTTCGCCGCCGGCATCGCGGTGCTGAACACGGGCCACCGCCATCCGAAGATCGTCAAGGCGATCGCCGACCAGCTGAACAGCTTCACGCACACCGCGTACCAGATCGTCCCGTATGCGTCGTACGTCGAGCTGGCCGAGAAGATCAACGCGCGCGCGCCGGGCGATTTCACGAAGAAGACCGCGTTCTTCACGACCGGCGCCGAAGCCGTCGAGAACGCGATCAAGATCGCGCGCGCGGCGACCGGCCGTCCGGGCGTCATCGCGTTCTCGGGCGGCTTCCACGGCCGCACGATGATGGGCATGGCGCTGACCGGCAAGGTCGCGCCGTACAAGCTGAACTTCGGCCCGTTCCCGGGCGACGTGTTCCACGCGCCGTACCCGAACGCGCTGCACGGCGTGACGACCGCCGACTCGATCAAGGCGATCGAGATGCTGTTCAAGGCCGACATCGACCCGAAGCGCGTCGCCGCGATCATCTTCGAGCCGGTCCAGGGCGAAGGCGGCTTCAACCCGGCGCCGGCCGAGTTCGTGCGCGCGCTGCGCAAGATCTGCAACGAGCACGGCATCCTGCTGATCGCCGATGAAGTGCAAACGGGCTTCGCGCGCACCGGCAAGCTGTTCGCGATGCAGCACTACGACGTGCTGGCCGACCTGATCACGATGGCGAAGAGCCTCGCGGGCGGCATGCCGCTGTCGGGCGTCGTCGGCCGCGCGGACGTGATGGACGCGGCCGCCCCCGGCGGCCTCGGCGGCACCTACGCGGGCAACCCGCTGGCGGTCGCGTCGGCGCACGCGGTGCTCGAGATCATCGACGAAGAGAAGCTGTGCGAGCGCGCGACGCAGCTCGGCGACGTGCTGAAGGCGAAGCTGAACGCGCTGCAGGCCGACGTGCCGCAGATCGCCGACGTGCGCGGCCCGGGCGCGATGATCGCGGTCGAGTTCATGAAGCCGGGCACGGGCGAGCCGGACGCCGAATTCACGAAGCGCGTGCAGGCGCGCGCGCTCGAGCGCGGCCTGCTGCTGCTCGTCTGCGGCGTGTACTCGAACGTCGTGCGCTTCCTGTTCCCGCTGACGATCACCCAGGCCGTGTTCGACGAAGCGCTCGTGATCCTCGAGGAAGTGCTGAAGGAAACGGTCGGCGTGCCGGCCTGA
- the gabD gene encoding NADP-dependent succinate-semialdehyde dehydrogenase has protein sequence MSTVQESLSLKDPSLFRQQAYVNGAWQGAANGETFEVRNPATGGLVGVVPVLGAAETRQAIDAANAAWPAWRKKTAKERAAILRKWHDLMMENADDLALILTTEQGKSLAEAKGEIGYAASFLEWFAEEGKRVYGDTIPTPASDKRIVVTKEPVGVCAAITPWNFPAAMITRKVGPALAAGCPIVVKPAEATPFSALAMAVLAERAGVPAGVFSVVTGDPKAIGGELTSNPVVRKLSFTGSTPVGRLLMAQCAPTVKKVSLELGGNAPFIVFDDADLDAAVQGAIASKYRNSGQTCVCTNRFYVHEAVYDQFAQKLAAAVGQLKVGRGTEPGVTQGPLINEAAVLKVEAHIEDALAKGATVVTGGKRHALGHGFFEPTVLTGVTPAMKVAKEETFGPLAPLFKFGSDDEVIRLANDTEFGLAAYFYSRDIGRVWKVAEALEYGMVGVNTGLISNEVAPFGGVKQSGLGREGSHYGIDDYVVIKYLCLAV, from the coding sequence ATGAGCACTGTCCAGGAATCCCTGTCCCTGAAGGACCCGTCGCTGTTCCGCCAGCAGGCTTACGTCAACGGCGCATGGCAAGGCGCGGCGAACGGCGAGACGTTCGAGGTCCGCAACCCGGCGACGGGCGGCCTCGTCGGCGTCGTGCCGGTGCTGGGCGCGGCCGAGACGCGCCAGGCGATCGACGCCGCCAACGCCGCGTGGCCCGCGTGGCGCAAGAAGACCGCGAAGGAACGCGCGGCGATCCTGCGCAAGTGGCATGACCTGATGATGGAAAACGCCGACGACCTGGCGCTGATCCTGACCACCGAGCAAGGCAAGTCGCTGGCCGAGGCGAAGGGCGAGATCGGCTATGCCGCGTCGTTCCTCGAATGGTTCGCGGAAGAAGGCAAGCGCGTGTACGGCGACACGATCCCGACGCCGGCGAGCGACAAGCGCATCGTCGTGACGAAGGAACCGGTCGGCGTGTGCGCGGCGATCACGCCGTGGAACTTCCCGGCGGCGATGATCACCCGCAAGGTCGGCCCGGCGCTCGCAGCAGGCTGCCCGATCGTCGTGAAGCCGGCCGAGGCGACGCCGTTCTCCGCGCTCGCGATGGCCGTGCTGGCCGAGCGCGCGGGCGTGCCGGCCGGCGTGTTCAGCGTCGTAACGGGCGACCCGAAGGCGATCGGCGGCGAGCTGACGTCGAACCCGGTCGTGCGCAAGCTGTCGTTCACCGGCTCGACGCCGGTCGGCCGCCTGCTGATGGCGCAGTGCGCGCCGACGGTCAAGAAGGTGTCGCTGGAGCTCGGCGGCAACGCGCCGTTCATCGTGTTCGACGACGCGGACCTCGACGCCGCGGTGCAGGGCGCGATCGCGTCGAAGTACCGCAACAGCGGCCAGACCTGCGTGTGCACGAACCGCTTCTACGTGCATGAAGCCGTGTACGACCAGTTCGCGCAGAAGCTCGCGGCGGCGGTCGGCCAGCTGAAGGTCGGGCGCGGCACCGAGCCGGGCGTCACGCAGGGCCCGCTGATCAACGAAGCGGCCGTGCTGAAGGTCGAGGCGCACATCGAGGACGCGCTCGCGAAGGGCGCGACCGTCGTCACGGGCGGCAAGCGCCACGCGCTCGGCCACGGCTTCTTCGAGCCGACCGTGCTGACGGGCGTCACGCCGGCGATGAAGGTCGCGAAGGAAGAGACGTTCGGGCCGCTCGCGCCGCTGTTCAAGTTCGGCAGCGACGACGAGGTGATCCGCCTCGCGAACGACACCGAGTTCGGCCTCGCCGCGTACTTCTACAGCCGCGACATCGGCCGCGTGTGGAAGGTCGCCGAGGCGCTCGAGTACGGGATGGTCGGCGTCAACACCGGCCTGATCTCGAACGAGGTCGCGCCGTTCGGCGGCGTGAAGCAGTCCGGCCTCGGCCGCGAAGGCTCGCACTACGGCATCGACGACTACGTCGTGATCAAGTATCTCTGCCTGGCTGTCTGA
- a CDS encoding methyl-accepting chemotaxis protein, with translation MRNNQPVTQQEFEFPDDATLMSTTDADSIITYANATFVHISGYSREEIEGQPHNLVRHPDMPKEAFADMWATLKGGEPWTALVKNRRKNGDHYWVRANAVPVKRNGRTEGYLSVRTKAPRDQIAGAEALYRAFREGRAGKRRFHKGLVVRTGLFGFTSLFRTMSVRWRLHSVLLAFAPVVVGAGWACGLDGGPLAAFAAVTAGAAVAAGLWLDAQIARPLKQLREQALNVASGDRRGGAGMDRVDEIGMTLRTINQLGLMFRWLVDDVSEQVLNVQRASNEIAQGNNDLSARTEQAASSVQETAASMAEMTATVDSNAQTALQANQLSVSASEAAERGGHAMSEIVDTMNDITDSSRRISDIIGVIDGIAFQTNILALNAAVEAARAGDQGRGFAVVAGEVRALAQRSANAAKEIKTLIENSVGRISSGAQLVDGAGRTMEDIVAQVKRVSDLIAEISASTAEQSSGVTQVDQAVVHLDSITQQNAALVEQSTAASESLKQQATRLVDAVNAFR, from the coding sequence ATGCGCAACAACCAGCCCGTTACCCAACAAGAATTCGAATTCCCCGACGATGCGACGCTGATGTCGACCACTGACGCCGACAGCATCATCACCTATGCGAATGCGACATTCGTCCACATCAGCGGCTATTCACGCGAGGAGATAGAAGGCCAGCCGCACAACCTCGTCCGCCACCCGGACATGCCCAAGGAAGCGTTCGCCGACATGTGGGCGACGCTCAAGGGCGGCGAGCCGTGGACCGCGCTCGTGAAGAACCGCCGCAAGAACGGCGACCATTACTGGGTGCGCGCGAACGCGGTGCCGGTGAAGCGCAACGGCCGCACGGAAGGCTACCTGTCGGTGCGCACGAAGGCGCCGCGCGACCAGATCGCGGGCGCCGAGGCGCTGTACCGCGCGTTTCGCGAAGGCCGCGCCGGCAAGCGGCGTTTCCACAAGGGGCTGGTCGTACGCACCGGCCTGTTCGGCTTCACGTCGCTGTTCCGGACGATGTCGGTGCGCTGGCGTCTCCATTCGGTGCTGCTCGCGTTTGCGCCGGTGGTCGTCGGGGCGGGCTGGGCGTGCGGTCTCGACGGCGGCCCGCTCGCGGCGTTCGCCGCGGTAACGGCCGGCGCCGCCGTGGCGGCCGGCCTGTGGCTCGATGCGCAGATCGCGCGCCCGCTGAAGCAGTTGCGCGAACAGGCGCTGAACGTCGCGTCCGGCGATCGCCGCGGCGGCGCCGGCATGGATCGCGTCGACGAGATCGGCATGACGCTGCGCACGATCAACCAGCTCGGGCTGATGTTCCGCTGGCTGGTCGACGACGTCAGCGAGCAGGTGCTCAACGTGCAGCGCGCGAGCAACGAGATCGCGCAGGGCAACAACGACCTGAGCGCGCGCACCGAGCAGGCCGCGTCGAGCGTGCAGGAGACGGCGGCGTCGATGGCGGAGATGACGGCGACCGTCGACAGCAACGCGCAGACCGCGCTGCAGGCGAACCAGTTGTCCGTCTCGGCCAGCGAGGCGGCGGAACGCGGCGGGCATGCGATGTCGGAGATCGTCGATACGATGAACGACATCACGGACAGCTCGCGCCGGATCTCGGACATCATCGGCGTGATCGACGGGATCGCGTTCCAGACCAACATCCTCGCGCTGAACGCGGCGGTCGAGGCGGCGCGCGCGGGCGATCAGGGGCGCGGTTTCGCGGTGGTCGCGGGCGAGGTGCGGGCGCTCGCGCAGCGCAGCGCGAATGCGGCGAAGGAGATCAAGACGCTGATCGAGAACAGCGTGGGGCGCATTTCATCGGGCGCGCAGCTGGTCGACGGCGCGGGGCGGACCATGGAAGACATCGTCGCGCAGGTGAAGCGGGTGTCGGACCTGATCGCGGAGATCAGCGCGTCGACCGCCGAGCAGAGCTCGGGTGTCACGCAGGTCGATCAGGCGGTCGTGCATCTCGACAGCATCACGCAGCAGAACGCGGCGCTCGTCGAGCAGAGCACGGCGGCGTCGGAGAGCCTGAAGCAGCAGGCGACGCGGCTCGTCGACGCGGTGAACGCGTTCAGGTGA
- the pcaF gene encoding 3-oxoadipyl-CoA thiolase has product MTEAFLCDAIRTPIGRYGGALSGVRADDLGAVPLKALVERNRDVDWSAIDDVIYGCANQAGEDNRNVARMSLLLAGLPQVVPGSTINRLCGSGMDAVGSAARAIKSGEAGLMIAGGVESMTRAPFVMGKSASAFARQADIFDTTIGWRFVNPLMKQLHGVDSMPETAENVATDYGISRADQDLFALRSQQKAARAQQDGTLAEEIVAVTIPQKKGDPLVVSRDEHPRETSLETLAKLKGVVRPDGTVTAGNASGVNDGAAALLLANEESAKRFGLTPRARVLGIATAGVAPRVMGIGPAPATQKLLARLGMTIDQFDVIELNEAFASQGLAVLRMLGVADDDPRVNPNGGAIALGHPLGASGARLVTTAMYQLHRTKGRYALCTMCIGVGQGIALAIERV; this is encoded by the coding sequence ATGACCGAAGCTTTCCTGTGTGATGCGATCCGCACGCCGATCGGGCGTTACGGCGGCGCGCTGTCCGGCGTGCGCGCCGACGATCTGGGGGCGGTGCCGCTCAAGGCGCTCGTGGAACGCAACCGAGACGTCGACTGGTCGGCGATCGACGACGTGATCTACGGCTGCGCGAACCAGGCGGGCGAGGACAACCGCAACGTCGCCCGCATGTCGCTGCTGCTCGCGGGCCTGCCGCAGGTCGTGCCGGGCTCGACGATCAACCGCCTGTGCGGCTCCGGGATGGACGCGGTCGGCTCCGCCGCGCGCGCGATCAAGTCCGGCGAGGCCGGGTTGATGATCGCGGGCGGCGTCGAGAGCATGACCCGCGCGCCGTTCGTGATGGGCAAGTCCGCAAGCGCGTTTGCGCGCCAGGCCGACATCTTCGACACGACGATCGGCTGGCGCTTCGTCAATCCGCTGATGAAACAGCTGCACGGCGTCGATTCGATGCCGGAGACGGCCGAAAACGTCGCGACCGACTACGGCATCAGCCGCGCCGACCAGGACCTGTTCGCGCTGCGCAGCCAGCAAAAGGCCGCACGCGCGCAGCAGGACGGCACGCTGGCGGAGGAGATCGTCGCGGTGACGATCCCGCAGAAGAAGGGCGACCCGCTCGTCGTGTCGCGCGACGAGCACCCGCGCGAGACGTCGCTGGAGACGCTGGCGAAGCTCAAGGGCGTCGTGCGCCCGGACGGCACGGTCACGGCCGGCAACGCGTCGGGCGTCAACGACGGCGCCGCGGCGCTGCTGCTCGCCAACGAGGAAAGTGCGAAGCGCTTCGGCCTGACGCCGCGCGCCCGCGTGCTCGGCATCGCGACGGCGGGCGTCGCGCCGCGCGTGATGGGCATCGGCCCGGCGCCGGCCACGCAGAAGCTGCTCGCGCGGCTCGGCATGACGATCGACCAGTTCGACGTGATCGAGCTGAACGAGGCGTTCGCGTCGCAGGGGCTCGCGGTGTTGCGCATGCTGGGCGTCGCGGATGACGACCCGCGCGTGAACCCGAACGGCGGCGCGATCGCGCTCGGCCATCCGCTCGGCGCGTCCGGCGCGCGTCTCGTGACCACCGCGATGTACCAGCTGCATCGCACGAAGGGCCGCTATGCGCTGTGTACGATGTGCATCGGCGTCGGCCAGGGCATCGCGCTCGCGATCGAACGCGTCTGA